The Janthinobacterium lividum genome has a window encoding:
- a CDS encoding inovirus-type Gp2 protein gives MEIKVINEQFSQHEIYNDIEKDQNSHEIIKDGKVYIVETPESGGNTLETIEKFVKEVISTQSPAFQYNYKIGHRTIIQRLSLSKYFRRFHQYIDEYTPRKIFSPNVTLFFDSLKNLKIIDANSGEIYLPIPDTPFIFDLLINEIRRGSETIEFKNKIRKIELNYKRNLKSASNYVESLFYKYSRLLVLRIDLAFTKESQDGNPSDFVETAQKYIDKFLNARRGNKIFASVVGYIWKLEYGKTKGLHFHFIFFMDGSKAKKDEFRTSEIGKYWMKITEGKGYFFNVNLNKRHYEKHGIGVGMIDHTDTDMRNNLLRIIQYFFKKDQYLMERYVKRPGLSVEVRCRKRELPSWVDPETVTTNRRI, from the coding sequence ATGGAAATAAAAGTCATAAACGAACAATTTTCACAACACGAAATTTACAATGATATTGAGAAAGACCAGAACAGCCACGAAATAATTAAAGATGGGAAAGTCTATATTGTGGAAACTCCTGAAAGCGGAGGAAACACTTTAGAAACAATAGAAAAATTCGTGAAGGAGGTGATATCAACACAATCTCCCGCCTTCCAATATAACTACAAAATAGGGCATCGAACTATAATACAAAGACTTAGCCTATCGAAGTACTTCCGAAGATTTCATCAATACATTGACGAATATACGCCAAGAAAAATATTCAGCCCAAACGTAACTTTATTTTTCGATTCGTTAAAAAATCTAAAAATTATAGACGCCAATTCTGGTGAAATTTATCTCCCAATACCAGATACCCCTTTTATTTTTGATCTACTAATAAATGAAATCCGCAGAGGGTCTGAGACTATTGAATTTAAAAATAAAATCAGAAAAATTGAATTAAATTACAAACGAAACTTAAAAAGCGCATCGAATTACGTAGAATCACTATTTTATAAATATTCCAGGTTATTAGTATTGCGGATTGATCTCGCCTTCACAAAAGAATCGCAAGATGGCAATCCATCTGATTTCGTTGAAACCGCACAAAAATATATCGACAAGTTCCTTAATGCCCGACGGGGAAATAAAATTTTCGCGTCAGTGGTCGGTTACATATGGAAATTGGAATACGGAAAAACAAAGGGATTACATTTTCATTTCATATTTTTCATGGATGGATCTAAAGCGAAAAAGGACGAATTTAGAACTTCAGAGATTGGGAAATATTGGATGAAGATTACTGAAGGAAAGGGATACTTCTTCAATGTAAATTTAAACAAACGGCACTATGAGAAGCACGGGATTGGCGTCGGCATGATCGATCATACCGACACCGACATGAGGAACAACCTATTAAGAATAATTCAATATTTCTTCAAGAAAGATCAATATTTAATGGAAAGGTACGTAAAAAGACCAGGACTTTCGGTCGAGGTGAGATGCCGAAAGAGAGAGTTACCAAGTTGGGTAGACCCCGAAACAGTTACAACAAATAGACGGATCTGA
- a CDS encoding helix-turn-helix transcriptional regulator, producing the protein MARISAKTDRDEDLVRFGAAIRSRRKALGYSQEALADYAGIDRSHMGKLERGERNVTFLNIVRISQAVKCKPSELFCQIDL; encoded by the coding sequence ATGGCAAGAATATCGGCAAAAACAGATAGGGATGAGGATTTGGTGCGTTTTGGTGCCGCCATTCGTTCACGCAGGAAGGCGCTGGGATACTCCCAAGAAGCCTTGGCTGATTACGCTGGTATCGACCGTTCGCACATGGGGAAGCTAGAACGTGGAGAACGGAATGTAACGTTCCTCAATATCGTACGCATTTCTCAAGCCGTGAAATGCAAGCCATCAGAATTATTTTGCCAGATCGACCTCTAG
- a CDS encoding recombinase family protein: protein MTVYGYARTSTVEQVAGLADQIAKLKEAGCTDQSIYREQISSVKMEDRVEFVKVLAGLKMGDVLVFSSLSRAARSMIHMIEIEARVAGAGATIRILDLSIDTATPSGRLTFNLFASIAQFERENMLERQKVGIAAAKKRGAYTGRAPTAQAKGARVHSLDAKGLTKQEIADACSIGIASVYRILRKANPVVAAT, encoded by the coding sequence ATGACCGTGTACGGATACGCGCGTACCTCGACCGTTGAACAGGTCGCGGGGCTCGCAGACCAAATAGCAAAATTAAAAGAAGCAGGCTGTACCGATCAGTCGATTTATCGAGAACAGATCAGCAGTGTCAAGATGGAAGACCGGGTCGAGTTCGTCAAAGTTCTGGCTGGACTGAAGATGGGCGACGTGTTGGTGTTTAGTAGCCTGTCTCGCGCCGCCCGCTCGATGATCCACATGATCGAGATCGAAGCACGAGTTGCTGGCGCTGGAGCCACGATTCGGATTCTGGATTTATCCATCGATACCGCTACGCCCTCAGGCCGTCTGACGTTCAACCTCTTCGCCTCGATTGCGCAGTTTGAGCGAGAAAACATGCTGGAGCGGCAAAAGGTAGGTATTGCCGCAGCGAAGAAGCGCGGCGCGTACACGGGACGGGCACCGACTGCTCAGGCGAAGGGCGCAAGAGTTCACTCACTGGATGCGAAGGGATTGACCAAGCAGGAGATTGCGGATGCCTGCTCTATTGGGATCGCGTCTGTTTATCGAATATTACGGAAGGCAAATCCTGTCGTTGCTGCTACCTAG
- a CDS encoding type I restriction endonuclease subunit R: MTTTENQIELELIAKLDDLKYMYRPDLRDRAALEANFREKFEALNRVRLTDSEFQRLLDGAITSDVYNAAQTLRSITSFERDDGTPLNFTLVNIRDWCKNSFEVVNQLRVNTDNSHHRYDVMLLINGVPVVQIELKALAVSPRRAMQQIVDYKNDPGNGYGKTLLCFIQLFIVSNRTDTWYFANNNARHFSFNADERFLPVYQFAGEDNRKITHLDSFAEKFLAKCTLGEMLSRYMVLVSSEQKLLMMRPYQIYAVKAIVDCIHQHCGNGYIWHTTGSGKTLTSFKAATLLKDNPDIDKCLFVVDRKDLDRQTREEFNRFQDGCVEENTNTETLVRRLLSDDYADKVIVTTIQKLGLALDGTNKRNYKERLGPLRNQRMVFIFDECHRSQFGENHKAIKEFFPKAQLFGFTGTPIFEQNASYQQIEGQQASYRTTDDLFQRCLHQYTITHAIEDRNVLRFHVDFYKTEGKKTPKQGEALAKEKVIETILAKHDAATNGRKFNAVLATASINDAIAYVELFKTAQAKKKVDDETFRPLNLACVFSPPAEGNKDVQQIQEDLPQEKEDNQQDPEGKKAALVAIIAEYNVRFGTNHRISEFDLYYQDVQKRIKDQQYSNIDLPHDQKIDITIVVDMLLTGFDSKYLNTLYVDKNLKHHGLIQAFSRTNRVLNDSKPYGNILEFRQQQKPVEAAIALFSGEKIDNPREIWLVDPAPKVIENLQTATQQLADFMGSQGLSSAPEDVANLKGDAARSQFVNLFKEVQRLSTQLDQYTDLSVEQKTQITQIAPPDDLQSFRGMYLETARQLKEKQDLPRNESSPEVQQLDFEFVLFASSVIDYDYIMGLIARMTGQKPGKLTMNREQLIGLIQSDAKFLDERDDIADYIRSLPVGEALDEKQIRNGYERFKMEKKTRALAELAVSHSLAAEALQAFVDEVLRRRIFDGEALSDLMAPLGLGWKARTQKELALMDELAPLLQKLAQGREISGLSAYEQ; this comes from the coding sequence ATGACCACCACAGAAAACCAGATCGAGCTTGAACTGATCGCCAAGCTGGACGATCTTAAGTACATGTATCGGCCGGACCTACGCGACCGCGCAGCACTAGAGGCGAACTTCCGCGAAAAGTTCGAGGCTCTCAACCGGGTTCGCCTGACGGATAGTGAATTCCAGCGCCTGCTCGACGGCGCCATCACGTCTGACGTGTACAACGCCGCCCAGACCTTGCGGAGCATTACCAGCTTCGAGCGCGACGACGGAACGCCACTCAATTTTACGCTTGTCAACATTCGGGATTGGTGCAAGAACAGCTTTGAGGTGGTTAATCAACTACGTGTCAACACCGATAATAGTCACCACCGTTACGACGTCATGCTGCTCATCAACGGCGTGCCGGTGGTGCAGATCGAACTGAAGGCATTGGCAGTTAGCCCGCGCCGGGCGATGCAGCAGATTGTGGACTACAAGAATGATCCCGGCAACGGTTACGGCAAAACCCTGCTTTGTTTCATCCAACTTTTCATCGTTAGCAATCGCACCGACACATGGTACTTCGCCAACAACAACGCACGGCACTTCAGCTTCAACGCTGACGAGCGCTTCCTGCCCGTCTACCAATTTGCGGGCGAGGACAATAGGAAGATCACTCACCTCGATAGCTTTGCGGAGAAGTTCCTCGCCAAGTGTACATTGGGCGAGATGTTGAGCCGATACATGGTGCTGGTATCCAGTGAGCAGAAGCTATTGATGATGAGGCCCTACCAGATCTATGCCGTGAAGGCTATCGTGGACTGCATCCACCAGCATTGCGGCAACGGCTACATCTGGCACACCACCGGCAGCGGCAAGACGTTGACCTCGTTCAAGGCTGCCACCCTGCTCAAGGACAATCCAGACATCGACAAATGCTTGTTCGTGGTGGACCGCAAAGACCTTGATCGCCAGACGCGCGAAGAGTTCAACCGCTTCCAGGATGGCTGTGTCGAAGAAAACACCAACACCGAGACGCTAGTTCGTCGCCTATTGTCGGATGACTACGCTGACAAGGTCATCGTAACTACCATCCAGAAGCTCGGCCTCGCGCTTGATGGCACCAACAAACGCAATTACAAAGAACGCTTGGGACCGCTGCGCAACCAGCGCATGGTGTTTATTTTCGACGAATGTCATCGTTCCCAATTCGGCGAAAACCACAAGGCCATTAAGGAGTTTTTCCCAAAGGCACAACTTTTCGGCTTCACTGGCACACCCATCTTTGAGCAAAACGCTAGTTACCAACAGATCGAAGGCCAGCAAGCCAGCTACCGCACCACAGACGATTTGTTCCAGCGCTGCCTGCACCAGTACACAATCACCCACGCCATCGAGGATCGCAACGTCTTACGCTTCCACGTGGATTTCTACAAGACCGAAGGAAAAAAAACGCCTAAGCAGGGTGAAGCCTTGGCCAAGGAGAAGGTCATCGAAACCATCCTCGCCAAACACGACGCGGCCACCAACGGGCGCAAGTTCAACGCTGTCCTGGCGACGGCCAGCATCAATGACGCAATTGCGTACGTCGAGCTATTCAAGACTGCCCAAGCGAAGAAGAAGGTCGATGACGAAACATTCCGACCGCTTAACTTGGCCTGCGTGTTTTCGCCGCCGGCCGAAGGCAATAAGGATGTGCAGCAAATCCAGGAAGATCTACCACAGGAGAAAGAAGACAATCAGCAAGATCCGGAGGGCAAGAAAGCTGCGCTCGTCGCCATCATAGCCGAGTACAACGTACGCTTCGGCACCAATCACCGCATCAGCGAGTTCGATCTTTATTACCAAGATGTGCAAAAGCGCATCAAGGATCAGCAATACTCCAATATCGACCTGCCGCACGATCAGAAGATCGACATTACTATCGTTGTGGACATGCTACTGACCGGCTTCGACTCCAAGTATCTCAATACGTTGTACGTGGACAAGAACCTCAAGCACCATGGCTTGATCCAAGCCTTCTCGCGTACCAACCGCGTACTCAACGACAGCAAGCCCTACGGCAACATCCTCGAATTTCGACAGCAACAAAAGCCGGTGGAAGCAGCCATTGCACTGTTCTCTGGTGAAAAAATCGACAATCCAAGGGAAATCTGGCTGGTAGACCCCGCACCGAAGGTAATTGAAAACCTGCAAACCGCTACACAGCAGCTTGCTGATTTCATGGGTTCGCAGGGGCTCAGCAGTGCGCCCGAAGATGTAGCGAACCTTAAAGGCGACGCCGCGCGCAGCCAGTTCGTCAACTTGTTCAAGGAAGTGCAGCGCCTCTCTACCCAGCTCGATCAATACACCGACCTAAGTGTGGAACAGAAAACGCAGATCACCCAGATTGCGCCGCCAGATGACTTGCAGAGCTTCCGCGGTATGTACTTGGAAACCGCGCGCCAGCTCAAAGAGAAGCAAGACCTGCCACGCAACGAGTCCAGCCCGGAGGTGCAGCAACTCGACTTTGAATTCGTGCTGTTCGCCTCAAGCGTAATTGACTACGACTACATCATGGGATTGATCGCCCGCATGACAGGCCAAAAGCCAGGAAAGCTCACCATGAACCGCGAGCAGCTCATCGGCCTAATTCAGTCCGACGCCAAATTCCTCGATGAGCGCGACGATATCGCTGATTACATCCGCAGCCTGCCCGTAGGCGAGGCGCTGGATGAGAAGCAAATCCGAAATGGCTACGAGCGCTTCAAGATGGAGAAGAAAACCCGAGCGCTCGCCGAGCTAGCCGTAAGTCACAGCCTCGCCGCCGAGGCGCTCCAGGCCTTTGTCGATGAAGTACTGCGGCGGCGCATCTTCGATGGCGAAGCCTTGAGCGACCTAATGGCACCGCTGGGCCTCGGTTGGAAGGCCCGCACCCAAAAGGAGCTGGCACTGATGGATGAGCTCGCCCCGTTGCTACAAAAACTCGCCCAGGGACGCGAAATTTCGGGGTTGAGCGCGTATGAACAATAA
- a CDS encoding restriction endonuclease subunit S has translation MNNKESKAMSEENNEKRAWAPRLRFPEFRNAGDWDRAGLNEISVPVVERVGDRRLIPVSISAGIGFVRQSEKFGRDISGNQYRVYTLLRDGEFAYNKGNSLKFPQGCIYDLQGWGEVAAPNVFICFRLKEGYINGFFRYCFEKNVHGSQLRRHITSGARSNGLLNINKDDFFAVRIPAPKRAEQQKIADCLSSLDERIAAEVQKLDGLIAYKKGLMQQIFPCEGETVPRLRFPEFRDAGEWNETKLGELGELVSGLTYRPEDVRDKGLLVLRSSNIKDGQIVLEDCVYVASGIRGANPSKVKRYSYLRSEWVLKFDR, from the coding sequence ATGAACAATAAGGAATCGAAAGCGATGAGCGAAGAAAATAACGAAAAGCGCGCGTGGGCGCCTCGGTTGCGTTTTCCAGAGTTTCGGAACGCTGGCGATTGGGATCGAGCTGGATTAAACGAGATTAGCGTGCCTGTCGTAGAACGAGTCGGTGATCGTCGACTTATACCAGTAAGCATTTCTGCTGGTATCGGCTTTGTGCGTCAATCAGAAAAATTTGGCAGAGACATTTCTGGAAATCAATACCGCGTATATACATTACTTCGAGACGGCGAGTTCGCGTACAACAAAGGTAATTCTCTCAAATTCCCGCAGGGATGCATTTATGACCTGCAAGGCTGGGGGGAAGTTGCCGCACCTAACGTTTTCATCTGCTTTCGATTGAAAGAGGGATATATCAACGGTTTCTTCCGATATTGCTTTGAGAAAAATGTGCATGGGTCGCAATTAAGAAGGCACATTACTAGCGGTGCAAGAAGCAATGGATTGCTGAATATTAACAAAGATGATTTTTTTGCCGTCAGGATACCAGCGCCAAAACGAGCGGAACAACAAAAAATCGCCGACTGTCTTTCCTCGCTCGACGAGCGAATCGCGGCTGAAGTCCAAAAACTTGACGGCCTCATCGCCTACAAGAAGGGACTAATGCAGCAAATTTTCCCTTGTGAGGGTGAAACCGTGCCCCGCCTTCGCTTCCCTGAATTTAGGGATGCGGGGGAGTGGAATGAAACCAAACTAGGCGAGCTCGGAGAGCTTGTTTCTGGCCTCACTTATCGCCCAGAAGATGTGCGGGATAAGGGATTGCTGGTATTAAGATCTTCGAACATCAAAGACGGGCAGATCGTGCTGGAAGACTGTGTCTATGTTGCAAGTGGAATTCGTGGCGCTAATCCCTCAAAAGTAAAACGATATTCTTATTTGCGTTCGGAATGGGTCCTCAAGTTTGATCGGTAA
- a CDS encoding AAA family ATPase: MKPGESFVDLPVLADHLRQELEKKKTILLYAYNGTGKTRLSMAFKDIGKQGDERDTLYFNAFTEDLFHWDNDLDGDSDRRLTLNAASRFFAGLTELEMDNRIRPLLQRYSDFDFRIDTQEWGVRFSRTVDGQVIDNIKVSRGEENIFIWCFFLAIVQLVLDGAQAYQWVKYLYIDDPISSLDEHNAIAVANHLAQLLKRPDSKLKTVISTHHALFFNVLCNELNKARKYFVNKTSVSNGYVVREEMGDTPFFSSCCRLSRTPSGGAGRPVIHPSFQYVADDSGEDGELPRSQEFCCLHQARQ; this comes from the coding sequence ATGAAGCCAGGTGAGAGCTTCGTCGACTTGCCAGTGCTCGCAGACCATCTGCGCCAGGAGTTAGAGAAAAAGAAAACCATCCTGCTCTATGCTTACAACGGCACCGGCAAAACGAGACTATCGATGGCATTCAAGGACATCGGCAAGCAAGGTGACGAACGCGACACGCTCTACTTTAACGCCTTTACCGAGGACCTGTTCCATTGGGATAACGACCTTGATGGCGACAGTGACCGTCGGCTCACGCTCAATGCGGCTTCGCGTTTCTTCGCCGGATTGACGGAGCTGGAGATGGACAATCGCATCCGTCCATTGCTGCAACGCTATTCGGACTTCGATTTTCGCATTGACACGCAGGAATGGGGGGTGCGCTTTTCGCGCACAGTGGATGGGCAGGTCATCGACAACATCAAGGTGTCGCGCGGCGAGGAGAACATCTTTATTTGGTGTTTCTTCCTCGCCATTGTGCAACTGGTGCTGGACGGCGCGCAGGCTTACCAGTGGGTGAAGTACCTCTACATCGACGACCCAATTTCGTCGCTGGATGAGCACAACGCAATTGCTGTGGCGAACCATCTCGCGCAACTACTCAAACGGCCTGATAGTAAACTGAAGACGGTCATCTCGACGCATCACGCGCTGTTTTTTAATGTGTTGTGCAACGAGCTAAACAAGGCGCGCAAGTATTTCGTCAACAAGACCTCCGTGAGCAATGGTTACGTGGTGCGCGAAGAAATGGGCGACACGCCCTTTTTTTCATCATGTTGCCGCCTTAGCCGAACTCCATCAGGCGGCGCAGGACGACCGGTTATTCACCCATCATTTCAATATGTTGCGGACGATTCTGGAGAAGACGGCGAGCTTCCACGGTCACAAGAATTTTGCTGTTTGCATCAAGCAAGACAATGA
- a CDS encoding type I restriction-modification system subunit M: MTDLEKQQLGKTLWTIADQLRGAMNADDFRDYMLAFLFLRYLSDNYELASQKELGADYPKLAEEDRRAPLTVWYAKNPEDTAEFEKQMRRKVHYVIRPEYLWSSITEQARTQDMELLHTLQNGFAYIENESFASTFRGLFSEINLASDKLGRTYTDRNTQLCKIIAEIAKGLTQFSTDSDTLGDAYEYLIGQFAAGSGKKAGEFYTPQRISDILSAIVTLDGQDPTTGQRRHLDSVMDLACGSGSLLLNVRHRMGSHGIGKIYGQEKNITTYNLARMNMLLHGVKDSEFEIFHGDTLTNEWDLLRETNPAKMPKFDAVVANPPFSYRWEPTEALGEDVRFKNHGLAPKSAADFAFLLHGFHFLKQDGVMAIILPHGVLFRSGAEARIRTKLLKDGHIDTVIGLPANLFFSTGIPVCILVLKKCKKPDDVLFINASEYFEKGKRQNQLLPEHIDKIVDTYQHRREEPLYSRRVGMEEIERNEFNLNVTRYVSTEVAGEEIDLKAVHAELVLLDQQIMTATERHNDFLRDLGLPLLPIGPSLPLQK; encoded by the coding sequence ATGACTGATCTCGAAAAACAACAACTGGGTAAAACCCTCTGGACGATTGCTGACCAACTTCGTGGCGCAATGAATGCGGACGACTTCCGAGATTACATGCTGGCGTTTCTATTCCTCCGCTACCTATCGGACAATTACGAGCTTGCGTCCCAAAAAGAGTTGGGTGCAGACTATCCTAAATTGGCTGAAGAAGACCGTCGTGCGCCGCTGACCGTCTGGTATGCCAAAAACCCCGAGGACACAGCGGAGTTTGAAAAACAGATGCGCCGCAAGGTGCATTATGTAATCCGTCCAGAGTACCTGTGGAGCAGTATTACAGAGCAAGCCCGCACCCAGGACATGGAGCTGCTGCACACGTTGCAAAACGGCTTCGCTTACATAGAAAACGAATCTTTCGCCAGCACCTTCCGGGGTTTGTTCTCCGAGATTAATTTAGCCTCGGACAAGCTCGGCAGGACCTATACAGACCGCAATACCCAGCTGTGCAAAATCATCGCAGAGATTGCCAAGGGACTCACTCAGTTCTCAACCGATAGCGATACTTTGGGCGATGCGTATGAGTATCTGATCGGCCAGTTTGCAGCGGGCAGCGGCAAGAAGGCGGGCGAGTTCTATACGCCGCAGCGCATTTCCGACATTCTCTCGGCCATCGTCACTCTGGACGGACAGGATCCAACAACGGGTCAACGCCGACATCTGGACAGCGTAATGGACCTTGCCTGTGGTTCCGGTTCTCTGCTACTAAATGTCCGCCACCGCATGGGGTCGCACGGCATCGGCAAGATTTACGGCCAGGAAAAGAACATCACCACCTACAACCTCGCGCGTATGAATATGCTGTTGCACGGGGTGAAAGATTCAGAGTTCGAAATCTTCCATGGCGACACGTTGACAAACGAATGGGATCTGCTTCGCGAGACCAACCCGGCCAAGATGCCGAAGTTCGATGCGGTGGTGGCCAATCCGCCCTTCAGTTATCGCTGGGAGCCCACAGAGGCCTTGGGCGAGGACGTGCGCTTTAAAAACCACGGCCTCGCACCCAAGTCCGCCGCTGACTTTGCTTTTCTCCTGCACGGTTTCCATTTTTTGAAGCAAGATGGCGTAATGGCTATCATCCTGCCGCACGGCGTGTTGTTCCGCAGCGGCGCTGAGGCGCGGATCCGCACGAAGTTGCTCAAGGATGGGCATATCGACACGGTGATCGGCCTGCCGGCCAATTTGTTCTTCTCTACCGGTATTCCGGTATGCATCCTAGTGCTGAAAAAGTGCAAGAAGCCGGACGATGTGCTGTTCATCAACGCGAGTGAGTACTTCGAGAAAGGAAAGCGGCAGAACCAACTGCTTCCCGAGCACATCGACAAGATTGTCGACACTTATCAGCACCGCAGGGAAGAGCCACTTTATTCGCGGCGTGTAGGCATGGAGGAGATTGAGCGGAATGAATTCAATCTGAACGTCACGCGCTACGTCAGCACGGAAGTCGCAGGAGAAGAAATCGATCTCAAGGCGGTGCATGCAGAGCTAGTCTTACTCGACCAACAGATCATGACGGCGACTGAGCGACACAACGACTTCCTCCGGGATTTGGGATTGCCATTGCTACCGATTGGTCCGTCGTTGCCTTTGCAGAAGTAA
- a CDS encoding GNAT family N-acetyltransferase, translating into MINIREAEITDLRALQELGCQTYREHFSDIWSATGISDFLDQDFSHSTLENSLNSLKQIWLVASDESGKVVGFAKVNLSKPAPISGEVGLALQKIYFLKSEAGRGYGKQLLSYIHDLALERRESLIWLDVLKTNLSARHFYAKQGFQERGEIPFQTDKVAIGMVVMVCQLPIA; encoded by the coding sequence ATGATTAATATCCGTGAGGCTGAAATCACAGACCTGCGCGCTCTACAGGAACTCGGCTGCCAGACCTACCGTGAGCATTTTTCGGATATTTGGTCCGCTACCGGAATATCGGATTTCCTGGATCAAGATTTTTCTCACAGCACGCTTGAAAACTCGCTCAATTCATTGAAGCAAATCTGGCTTGTCGCTTCCGACGAAAGCGGAAAAGTCGTCGGCTTCGCCAAGGTCAACTTGTCGAAGCCGGCGCCTATCAGCGGCGAGGTGGGCCTGGCACTGCAGAAGATATACTTTCTCAAATCCGAGGCTGGGCGCGGTTATGGAAAGCAGCTTTTGAGCTACATTCACGATCTGGCGCTGGAGCGCAGGGAGAGCTTGATATGGTTAGATGTGCTCAAAACCAACTTAAGTGCTCGCCACTTCTACGCGAAACAGGGTTTTCAAGAACGCGGTGAAATCCCCTTCCAAACAGACAAAGTTGCAATTGGAATGGTAGTCATGGTCTGCCAACTTCCAATAGCGTGA